The DNA window gaaagcgcgtcagcgggaggcgtaaattctcgctacgattcagaaaatcgacgccgcgaattagtcgttcctctgtgtctgttaagatgacagaggtgattagttgaaattaacactgaattaacagagttaactaaaattatatatttgacaatatatatatatatatatatatatataaacaacaggATAGTGatgcgccacaaattatttgacagaTGATACAGTTAATTTGGTgtaatgattcgactcgactttacaatgtgttttgtatttgaaCGACTTGTAATTCGTTGGAGACGTTAGTGTTTTTCGTTTAgatcctcgatcgatactgattgcccttcgatgggccctttgtgttccatgggagacgatccccaccatgctcgggtcacgccaccgatcacgccactgatcacgccatgatcacgcgtgtcaccttatgagtgtttgaaataacgaaacgaatcgacgtttctcgaactctctctgtttgatgttggccgctacattgtatgTGTTGAGCTACTTGAGACGGTTCGCTCGCGATACTGCGATGCCACGAGggacggttaggaataacggccTCTGGATAGCCACGTGGCGTAACATCCTCCCCCCGTTGAGAGGGTACTGATCAAATAATATGGTGTGGTACTGTGAGGTGGATCTCTTCTAAAACTCCTTGCTGTTGACGATGGCGTCGGTGTCCTCTGGTGTCGATCTGCTCGGTAGTGGTACCATCCGCTTGATGCTCCGATCCAGTGTGCTCGTTGCCGTTCGGCCGGTGGCCGTCCGTATGATGCCGTCTGCGCCGGGTTGTACCTTGATGACTCTGCCCAATGGCCACTGCATTGGGGGGACGTTGTCTTCTCTAAGTATGACGATGGTGCCTTCTCGTATGCCGTGACTCCCCTTGCTCCATTTGTTCCGAATGTTTAGCTCGTTGAGGTATTCTCTATGCCAACGGCGCCAGAAATGCTGTTTGATTTTCTGGAGGTGTTGCCAGCTGGAGAGACGATTGGATGGAGTATCCCTGAAATCTCATTCTCGAATGCTAGTTAATGCGTCTCCAATGAGGAAGTGACCGGAAGTAAGGACAAGGAGATCGTTTGGATCTGTGGATATTGGAGTAAGCGGACGGGAATTGAGGATAGCCTCGATCTCAATGATAAGTGTGTTCATGTTTTCAAAAGTAAGGAGCTCGTTTCCTGCGACACGTCTGAGGTGTCGTTTGAAAGATTTCACTGCAGCCTCCCATAACCCGCCAAAGTGGTTCAACGAAATTGGTACCGTTGTCTGAGTATATCGTTAGACAGAATCCTCGGCGATCAATGAATCTTCGCAGAGCAGCAATGAAGGCCTCGCTAGTGAGGTCGCTGACCAGCTCGATGTGGACTGCTTTAACTGCAAGACATATAAAGATTGCTACATATATCTTGACTTTACGTCGGTTGCGGTCCTTTCGTTCTTTGATGTAAAAGGGTCCGCAATAGTCGACTCCGACGTTGGTAAACGGCCGAGATTCTGTTATGCGTGCGGCTGGAAGATCGCCCATGACATAATTCACTGGAGGTGGATTGGTTCTGCAGCAACGGACGCACTTCTTCAGCGTGCTCCAAACTTGACTACGGCCGTCGATAGGCCAATAGGATTTTCTCAAGGCATATAAAGTAGCTTGAGTTCCGGAGTGGAGGTTTAGAAGGTGCTCATGCTCGATTATAAGTGCTGTAACGGAAGACTTTGGTAAGATGATTGGGTGTTTCTGAGTGAAAGGCATTGTTGAGTGAGTGAGACGGCCTCCGACTCGCAACATCCCGTCCTTGTCCAGAAATGGATTGAGCCGTTGTAGCTTCCCCTTCACTGCAGAGTGTCGATTAGCTCGGAGAATACGGATCTCATCTGGAAAATAACAGAGTTGTAATAACTGGACAAGTTTGTTGTGCGCACCAATTAAATCATGAATGGTCAGAGGTCTTCCGCGATTCTGTTTTTGTCTCCACCGGAGGTAACGAGCGGTGATTCTGATCAGTTTTGGCCAAGAGGAAAATCTCTCCAGTAGACTGTGGGTCGGCGGGAGTCACGGACAGACAGGTTGCCTTCTTCTACTCCGGTATTTCGATTTGTGATGATACTGGGTTCCACGTCGGCCAGTATTTTTCAGATTGTTGTAGCCACTCCGGTCCATGTTGCCAAATTGTTGATCGCAAAAAGTCTTCGGGCGTTTGTCCTCAGGATATGAGATCCGCTGGGTTGTCCGTGGTAGGAATGTGACGCCAATCTGAGGTGTGAGTCTTTCTTTGAATTTCTGCCACACGATTAGCGACGAAGGTTTTCAGCGTATGGGGTGATGTGTTGATCCAATGAAGGACAATGGTAGAGTCCGTCCAGTAAACAGTCCGAGAAATATTGTTTGGTAATGCTTGAAGGACTGTGTTGGTCAATGATGCGAAAAGAAGTGCTCCACTGAGTTCCAGCCTTGGAATGGTTTGTGATTTTAGTGGAGCCACCTTTGATTTTGCCGTGAGAAGTCGTATCCAGACTTGACCATCCGGAGTGATGGTGCGAAGGTAAATACAGGCCCCATACGCCTTTTCGCTGGCATCACAGAATCCGTGTATCTCAATTTCGGCTGCAGACTTGATTATCGTTTTTCGTGGAAATCTTACATTGTTCAGAAATGGCAGCTGCGTGTAATACTCATTCCACTCTGTATGCAAGTCAGCCGGTAAAGATTCGTCCCAGTCGAATTTTAGTGTCCAAAGTCGTTGGAGTAACATTTTTGCTCGAATAATCACTGGCGCAAGTAATCCAAGTGGATCATAGATTTTGGCGATTTCGGAGCTGATTATCCTCTTCGTGATTCGGCAACCGGTAGACCTGATTTTAACGGAGTATAGGATCGAATCGTCAGATGAATTCCAAACAACGCTCAGCGTTTTTAATGTTTGAGATTCACCCAGTTGTAATTCGTCGTTTATGTCATGTTGGGAAAGTCCTTGTAGCAGCTTTCGGTCGTTTGACGCccattttcgaatatttagaCCGGCTAGTTTGAGCAGTTCTGTGAGTTCCGTTCTCAATGATTGTGCCTCGGCCTTTGTATTAACTCCTGTGAGAACATCGTCGACGTAGAAATCTCGCTGCAAGGCTATCGCTGCTCGTGGATACCGATGTCCCTCGTCGTCAGCCAATTGTTTGAGGCACCGTATGGCCAGATACGGCGCTGCTGATAGCCCGAACGTCACTGTGTTAAGTTGATAAGTGTCGACTTCTCCATTATTGTTACGCCacaaaattttctgaaattttcgaTCCTCTGGCCGCACaagaaattgcattttttcaatatctcCTGTAAGAACGTATTGATGCGAGCGAAATCTtaggagaatgaaaaattagtcTTCTTGCAGTTTCGGTCCTGTGTGAAGTACGTCGTTCAGGGAAACTCCGGTGGTGGTTGGTGCCGATCCGTCAAATACGACTCGGAGTTTCGTCGTTTGGCTGGACTCTTTGATCACGCCGTGATGTGGCAGAAAATATCCGTCTTCCGTGGAGTGGTCCGTGGTTATCTTCGACATGTGTCCTAGATCAAGGTATTCCTGTATTACGGCGTGATAGTCGGCTTCGAACTGTTTGTCCCGTTGAAAGCGACGGCAGAGAGATGNTGAGTCGCTTCATCGCCATGGCCTTGGAGGATCCGAGTGAAGGAGTTGTTTTGTTGAATGGGAGAGCGACCATGTATCGTCCTTCGTTTGTGCGTTGTACGTGACTTCGAAAATGATCCTCGCATTGTTGTTCCGCTTCTGAAATGTGTGGAATGGAAGGTCCTTCGTCGATTTCCCAAAAGCGGGCGAGGTCCGCCTGTAAAGCCGTCGTGGAGGCGTGGAAAGTATATGCTGAAGACTGCGAGGCTGGGCTCCCCCCGATGACCCATCCGAAACGCGTTTTTTGCAGGCGCAAGTCGGGCCCGTTATCTTGAGTAATGTCAAGTTGACCAACGCAGAGTGAAGCTAACGTTGGTCCGGCGCTCAACAATATTTCGATTGGAGCAGGTCTATGGAATCTTGGATCGGTTAGTTGAAGATTCCTTGGTATTTGCATTGTTGAGCGATCTACGGGTTGATCTGGGACCCAAGTTGATATGGTTGGGATGACCAGGAACGTCAGTGTGCGTTCATATGCGCCGTCAATTGAAGTGATCGTGGCCGTGACATAGCGTTTCGAGATCGTCGATAACGCGTCGAGAGTTCCGATTGGGACCGAACATTTCCGTTGGTTGAGTTTTAATGCATGAGCGAGTTCTTCGGTAATGAAATTCATGCTAGAGCCGGTGTCTAGCAGGGCTCTACAACGGAATGGTTGTCTCTTATTGTTTTGTATGTTGACCTGCGCCGTGACTAAGAGATCATGTTGTAATGGTTTAGAGGGAACTGAGGTCAGTAATTCGGTCCTCTGTGATTCGGTCCCAATTAAAGTCGTCTGAGATAGTCACTTCCTTTCTTGTCTTTGAGGACTAGACGATGACTTTGATCCGGTTGTATGTGTACGTGTTGGCCGAGGTTCGTGTTTTGGTGACGTTCGGGGTGGCGACCGGGTGAGACGACCTGGAAGACGACCGGGGAGACGACCGGGGAGACGACCGGTGAGACGACTTGGAAGACGACCGGTGAGACGACTTGGAAGACGACCGGTGTAGACGACTTGGAAGACGACCGTGGCGATGTGGACGCGCGTCTCGAACGATGTGACGAACGAGGAGTCGGTGAGCTAGGTGAAGAGCGTCCGCTCGATGATCGGTCGCTCGACGATCGACCGCTCGAAGACCGTGACTTGCCGTGACGTTGGTGTTGATGCAAGTATGTGTGATGTCGCTGTCTGCATATGCGACATGAGCCGGCAGAGCACTGGGCAATAGTGTGTCCTTGGCCTAGACAATTGGTGCAGAGGGAAGCCCTTTTGACGATTTCAAGGCGATTTTTGACTGACTTCGCCTTGAAGACATTGCAATACCATATTTTATGTTGTCCCTTGCAACTTGGACACGCCGTCGGCTTATGTGTAGTGGCGAAGGTGATGTTGCGCGGCGCGTGTTGTTGCTGTCGATTGTGTTTTTCggacgtttttttttttcgtggtCGTTGGGCTTGTTCTGTCGCCGTTTGTCCGTGTTTTGAGGAACTCTACCAGATGTGTATAGGACGGCATCTTTTTATCCGGTAGTGTTCGTTGCCATTTACGAATGATGGTGGACGGTAACTTTGAAGTAAGCAATTTGATAAGGACAACATTTGACGTTATCGGCTCACTTAGTTTCTCCAAGGCTTGGAGATTTGCCTTGACCGTTTCCAGAAAATCGTCAATCGCTTCGGGTGTCTCCTTGTTTATTTTTGGATATTCGGAAATCAAGTCCCAGTGACGCATGCAGACTTGACGGTGGCAGTCGAATTTGTCCTTCAGAATATCAATCGCGAtgggataattaatttccgtaACGTCCAACGATTGGATGCTTCGCGCGGCCTTTCCGGTTAAAGAAGATCGAAGGTAGTGGAATTTTTGTGCGGCAGTGAGTCGATTGCTTCGATCTATCGTGGACGAGAAGGCGTCATAGAATGAATGCCAATTCTCGATGGCACCGTCGAAAGTAGGTAGTTGAATTTCTGGCAATTTGATTGCTGTCGGCTCGGCGACATTGGGCGAATCGCTGCTTGGCGAtttcgacgacgatgatgCTGGTGCGTCATCCATTAGAATGTGTAATCGAACTACCAGATCGTAATAGATATCGGTTATCTCGGACACGCGCGCGTCGTCCCGCTCGCCTAAATCTTCTAATTCATCTTGCAATGCTCTATACTGTTTCCACGTGTCGTCGAGCAATGAGTTATACGCCGTCAAAGAGGCCTTGTTCCGTCTGTTAGATTGTTCGTACTCGTCGAGTTGTTTTGATAGGGTCGTAAATCGACCGATTTGGAAGCCTCGTTTACGATGCAAGGAGGTAATTTTATCTGTGCCTTCCATTGGTAGCGGATCGTATGACAATGTAATGAACGAGCTTACCTGTGGTTGTGTATTCGGATGTCGCTCGTCACGGTGTGTGTCTCGACTGACGTCTAAGACGTTTTCTTGCAGAAGTTGACCCTTTGTTTGTTGACGTGAGGATGCGTGGTTGCGTTCTTCAATCACCGAGTTATGCCTCTTCAAAATGACTGCCCTTGGCGTTACTTACTTCGCTGGAGTGGTAACGCGTCCGTTGTTGTTTATATCGGATTCACGTGGCACTGTATGATAGTGGGTGTCACTGGTGTGCACTTTCACTCGACACGTGATCCGGCTCGAAGGACCAGAAaatgttacgaccgttcgcggagagacgcgatcgcgaggaaagcgcgtcagcgggaggcgtaaattctcgctacgattcagaaaatcgacgccgcgaattagtcgttcctctgtgtctgttaagatgacagaggtgattagttgaaattaacactgaattaacagagttaactaaaattatatatttgacaatatatatgtcggagaagcgctGGGGtaagggcgtgaaagaaaccttcgttgtgattaaacgttgtcgttatgcaatagagaagatattgactagagcaagtatgattgttacagatatcgacaagtaaccgtggtaattagatactcgagacgctaatgacaatgatcctaggttcgataacgaattcgcggtcaacgggatagtaGATGTATGCTCTCACAAGATCTAAGTCCGACCCTTGGTTAACAGATCGCGAAGACGTTATTCcttttcgttaataaagtcGCAAGCAGGAATGAATTTTCGTTGCGATGatgccaccgaggaaaactatgacggggtgtgcccaagggcacgagatcatcggattggTGGAGAAAGCCtccgttcggaaagtgagggaaattgacattgctgttaattggtcaatttccatgtcggtggttagaaaaggacgctagccgcccttgaggaaaagttgctagcgggaagcgtcgttcgtgaggaagtaggtttcccctatcctcccgtagttgggacaaagactgtttgtccatttgaaggactttagttaactaaatcttaagatttataacgggtcctcaggctggctgaacatgcactgcagagacgcatcgacatctggcaaccatcttacccggaggacagggtctgcgtgtggcgagccacgggacagagaccCTTGAAATGTCTATTGTCAAGTATCGCtgcaactatttcttttaaggagagctatactgtTACTCTATacctttgttaaacaaacgttcatcccttgaccgcggctacgttggcgactggttgtcgcctcgagcccaagctcaccGTCACGAATCTCAAATAAGTACATTCgggttgaatgacaattgtttaattacggctatggtagaatctagattacaacaTTACGGGACcttcccaaagttccaaaggagggctccggtgttctttcatctccgatatatatatatatataaacaacaggATAGTAatgcgccacaaattatttgacagaTGATACAGTTAATTTGGTgtaatgattcgactcgactttacaatgtgttttgtatttggaCGACTTGTAATTCGTTGGAGACGTTAGTGTTTTTCGTTTAgatcctcgatcgatactgattgcccttcgatgggccctttgtgtttcatgggagacgatccccaccatgctcgggtcacgccaccgatcacgccactgatcacgccatgatcacgcgtgtcaccttatgaatgtttgaaataacgaaccgaatcgacgtttctcgaactcgctctgtttgatgttggccgctacattgtatTTGTTGAGCTACTTGAGACGGTTCGCTCGCGATactgcgatgccacgagcgacggttaggaataacggccTCTGGATAGCCACGTGGCGTAACACCTTGAAATGTTTGGGACAAACCTTAGGAGTAGCTAATACTCATCAAAACAAGCAAAAAGGTCTGAATAAACATGGGTCGAAAAACCATTAGTTTCAAAGTTACGTTCTTATTTTACGAAAGCGTTGCTGGTGCCACATAGGAGGcacaagaaatcacgaaattgACGGATCACCGGCTATCTCCTCGCGTCGCGGTTTGAACGTTTCACAAATGAGGCAAAGAATTGAACTTTAGATGTAGTagcaaaatttattgtacgaatccaacagagtgacgAAAAGGGTTTGAATTTGGCAAGGTTCTTATACTGAGGTTTTAGTTCCTCTGGACTAAAGTCAAGTGTATGTCAGAAGCGGCTATTCCGTTAATATCtggttattgtttcgatagcTGTGGCATGCAGGGTGTTTTGTCTACCTTATTACTGCTTCTGAGCGTGTGACACTGGCCACTTCAGGGCGGTTGGGTTGGAAAGACCAGTTCAAACACAAGTCTGATATatcgatgatatttaattgaGTTATAACAGACATTTCTTACAATCTCGAATATGCACGTTGTGCATGGACCTTTAAGTTCGCCCGGACCTTCGTTTATAAACGGAAAATAAGCGGCCGGCAGTCGGTAGCCGATACTGACGCATACCCTGCCATAACCGCAAAACTATAGGCACGATTCACTGTCCGGTATCAGCATTTCTTCGCGAATACTTCTACCTACCTATTAgtataggaaaatattattcaaaatgtttatttactgtacataaaaatatcaccGAAATAGGAGCTTTTCTACTGTTTCAtcctttaaaatttattaaattttgtatttgtcaAAAGCGGCAGTATGTTTACTTTGTCTTCATCTTTCATAcattaaatttgacaaattaaaattaaaatatctacattAACGGGGTTTTGATATAGATAGAATACTTGTTTGTAGAGAATATCCAGCTGGATCgactaatattataaaaaatattcatttcagGTAGCTGAGTCAGACGCTACGTTACGCACGTATAGAGTTCAGCCGAATAACACGTACGAGCCAGCATAACGCGATTgcttatgaaaaaataagaagaaagcatggaataatatttgttcacGAGAGGCTTAAttctcgagaaaatcgagtttgaaaattggtCAAGTGTACTTGGTTAATTACCGACTAGATACGAGCAGAAAATTAGCAGCAGGCTATTCCACGCGCGAGAATAAGTAAAAAAGCGtagtatacaattttttcgttgaaaactttattttcagGAAAATAATGCCTGAACGTATTTAAATTGAGAATTGCCCCAGTTgcacaatttttaaatctatttctGAGAAAGTTTCAAGTGCGGGTAGGcgtaatattttctctacCCGTTAGTTAACttcacaaatttataatttttgcagTAAGATTAACTATGAACcaacaataaatacaaaatagtgtaagaattataaattaattatacttttactATAATTGCATTCACAGCAGTTTGGAACTTTTCAGTTGAtgctataattaaaaatattgttgtcCACTAAGGATAATTTACTGTTTCAAATTCACTTCtgatttacttatttataatacatatttataattatacttatctataataagtattaacttattataaataattagccatgTCACTGCGCCATGCCggagaaaattactgaaaattttcaatgcgagaattgattgtaaattactaataaataaataaaaaaaaaattcacttCTTATTCCATGTGcatatacaatgcaatatatattatttaagcaaataaataaattcctaaggaaaaatgttttgcaaatgtttttatttaagataaaaaaaaaaggggtagttttatgtaacaaaatttgcACTCAACGTGTAGTTCAGTTTAAGCCTGTTTAAAATGCCCAAGGacacaatataattttctaaattgacTTCAGCATTTTTCGCAAGGAAAGATAtcaagtaaaaaagaaacgttccCATTCTGGTGGATAAAGAGGGATATAGGAGAGATGGAAGAAGCTGACGATGCCTTGATGTTAATTATCTTCGTTTTATCCTTCTTCTACACAGATTTCCAGCCTTTTATCCACTGTCTATCGAGCTTTTAGTGGTAAGCGAGCCCCCATTCCAGAAATACGAGACTGTGATTCACTAGACGTTTCCTTTCTCACGGTTAAGTGGGTTGTCTAAACTCTTgtcgaaataaagaaatgagTACGATTATTATAGAGACGAAGATCCTAACAAAGAAGCTGttataagatatttgaaaagagtgtatttttatttttatttttctccaagCATACAAGCTCCAGATTTCGATTCAGCAAAAACAATTACAGTGATTTATATGTTTACGATGTGTATACTGTACGTGTTacataaacattttgaaatttcatttacattataatgGCACGCGATTCCGATGGTTATACtgcgaataaatataaatgcgaACCTGATCTGACAATACATATACCAGTTGCAAGATGTTTATTGCAAACTTACCACTAGTAAAAAGTTGCcgtgatatacatatacttttcAACATTGAAATACTTCAACGCTTCCAATCGAAAACGCTAAGATCCCTAATAAATGCACCCTGGTATGTCACCAACGAAGCAATGCATCACGACctcaagatacccacagtcaaagaagaaataacaaaacataGCAACAGATATAGCAAAGGAGTCAACAAGCATCGAAACCccctaattactaaattacttaacacgtcggaccagatccgcaggctaaagAAACACTACCCGTTAGACCTAAGCACAAGATTtaactagatatttatattaagtaatatttacttatttataatacttatctataataaatattaacttattataaataattggccatgtcactgcgccacgccagagaaaattactgaaaattctcaatgcgagaattgattgtaaaatactagtaaataaaataaaaagaaaaaatatacatatactgtGAAATACACTGTGATAGCCACAGCATGCAATAAGTATAGCTCGTTTATTTTTGTGATCTCTGTAAGATATGTACTTGCAGTAAATGtatcttgtaacttttgtatacatttctagaatcgtttcgaatttttgtCAATGTACCTATGGGAGTTTTCGTTTCATTACAATactaatgaaataacaaaatgttttacaatgTTCGTAAAAAGTATTGGGACAactttcgcgagccactgTATTCGAATACTACAGGGGAAAACACAAGAAATCCAAGGTGTTATTTTCCATAGGGAGCAGTTTTAACGCTCAGTCGTTGCTAATTGTCAAACTTTATCCGTTTAAACaatcttttacaaattttatgattaatttattattaaaaatacaacaaaattttaaaagcatCAAAATATCgcttaattaatataatataaatgttgcttaataattatacctttgatttttacaaaattttattgatgCGCTGAATTTTCATATCATCTATTTTCCAAAAACTTACATCCttgaatttaattgttttttttttgtttgtttacaattgtacttaaaagattattaaaatctttctgTTTAAGCATGAAGTAGCGGTAAAATCATAGAAAACTACAACACGGTTCTTGTCATGTTTTTCTCctacgatttttatttatatccttgaaaatataaagagaaagaaagtaatCGTTCGTGGtgtaaataagaatttttcttaacgGGAGATTAGAAGAAGTTTAATTAGATTAGATTAGAAGTATGTTTAATTAGATGAAATCATTATAGTTAAGCATTATTTGAGATCGTTATACGTCggaattatgtaaattttaaattaaaagtgggtagataattaataaaattcaacctCGGTTATTCGGAATTTTAAAACGAGAGCTAAAATGCCCTGAGGGGGATGTGAAGATTTTATCTTGTCGAATTTTTCAACAGAGGTTTAGTAACTGAAAGCTACTTACGAAAACTGTGTAAAATAATCAATCatgtaataatatcatttatataatttccaaaCAACTCGCAAGAGTCTTCAATtcttttgtagatttttatgtaattaataatacttatCGATCAATAGTTGTACTTCTATTCAAAAATCGTATAAGAaacattatacttttaatatgtttctaatatttgatataggttatgaatttcaaattacttttatcCGTATTTTTAAccgtataaatattacattaataccTTAATACCTTTTAATGGCTACCTACTTTATTGTATTTTGGTGCACATGTAATAAATACGTTgaaaacgataaattcaaaCTATAATACCACTATAATACTTTTAGCTGTTTTTGACCAAAACAGATCATGTTtggcaaaataaataaattataaatttattaaacccAACCCTAACGCGAACCTAACGCCACTTgaattttactatatatagatgtataacaaataaaagagaactgtgtaaaaaatacaatatgaaaacattt is part of the Bombus pyrosoma isolate SC7728 linkage group LG13, ASM1482585v1, whole genome shotgun sequence genome and encodes:
- the LOC122574361 gene encoding uncharacterized protein LOC122574361, whose amino-acid sequence is MDDAPASSSSKSPSSDSPNVAEPTAIKLPEIQLPTFDGAIENWHSFYDAFSSTIDRSNRLTAAQKFHYLRSSLTGKAARSIQSLDVTEINYPIAIDILKDKFDCHRQVCMRHWDLISEYPKINKETPEAIDDFLETVKATRKKKTSEKHNRQQQHAPRNITFATTHKPTACPSCKGQHKIWYCNVFKAKSVKNRLEIVKRASLCTNCLGQGHTIAQCSAGSCRICRQRHHTYLHQHQRHGKSRSSSGRSSSDRSSSGRSSPSSPTPRSSHRSRRASTSPRSSSKSSTPRTELLTSVPSKPLQHDLLVTAQVNIQNNKRQPFRCRALLDTASLCVGQLDITQDNGPDLRLQKTRFGWVIGGSPASQSSAYTFHASTTALQADLARFWEIDEGPSIPHISEAEQQCEDHFRSHVQRTNEGRYMVALPFNKTTPSLGSSKAMAMKRLXISLPSLSTGQTITTDHSTEDGYFLPHHGVIKESSQTTKLRVVFDGSAPTTTGVSLNDVLHTGPKLQED
- the LOC122574360 gene encoding uncharacterized protein LOC122574360, whose translation is MQFLVRPEDRKFQKILWRNNNGEVDTYQLNTVTFGLSAAPYLAIRCLKQLADDEGHRYPRAAIALQRDFYVDDVLTGVNTKAEAQSLRTELTELLKLAGLNIRKWASNDRKLLQGLSQHDINDELQLGESQTLKTLSVVWNSSDDSILYSVKIRSTGCRITKRIISSEIAKIYDPLGLLAPVIIRAKMLLQRLWTLKFDWDESLPADLHTEWNEYYTQLPFLNNVRFPRKTIIKSAAEIEIHGFCDASEKAYGACIYLRTITPDGQVWIRLLTAKSKVAPLKSQTIPRLELSGALLFASLTNTVLQALPNNISRTVYWTDSTIVLHWINTSPHTLKTFVANRVAEIQRKTHTSDWRHIPTTDNPADLIS
- the LOC122574359 gene encoding uncharacterized protein LOC122574359; its protein translation is MDRSGYNNLKNTGRRGTQYHHKSKYRNEIRILRANRHSAVKGKLQRLNPFLDKDGMLRVGGRLTHSTMPFTQKHPIILPKSSVTALIIEHEHLLNLHSGTQATLYALRKSYWPIDGRSQVWSTLKKCVRCCRTNPPPVNYVMGDLPAARITESRPFTNVGVDYCGPFYIKERKDRNRRKVKIYVAIFICLAVKAVHIELVSDLTSEAFIAALRRFIDRRGFCLTIYSDNVAIGQSHQGTTRRRRHHTDGHRPNGNEHTGSEHQADGTTTEQIDTRGHRRHRQQQGVLEEIHLTVPHHII